The following are encoded in a window of Streptomyces sp. Go-475 genomic DNA:
- a CDS encoding class I SAM-dependent methyltransferase encodes MLDYDKEAERYDASRGGEPRAAAAAAAVLGLLPPDTRSLLDVACGTGIVTRRLAAARDGMRVTGVDLAPAMTRRAAARLPGAVVRADSRRLPFRDGEFDAVCSVWLLHLAAGPAEVRAIVGECARVLRPGGVYVTTVDKAASHNVGSDIDVVLSSRPPSPVRDAAADVESHAAAHGLAPAGQARFTGHGQGRSPRRTVADLRRGWFVTLPPGDPLAEGFALKLARLPDQDRPRPDPVFSLRAFRKTG; translated from the coding sequence GTGCTCGACTACGACAAGGAAGCGGAGCGGTACGACGCCTCGCGCGGCGGCGAGCCCAGGGCGGCCGCCGCCGCGGCGGCGGTGCTGGGCCTTCTGCCGCCGGACACGCGCAGCCTGCTCGACGTCGCCTGCGGCACCGGCATCGTCACCCGCAGGCTCGCGGCGGCGCGCGACGGCATGCGCGTCACCGGCGTGGACCTCGCCCCCGCGATGACCCGGCGGGCCGCCGCCCGGCTGCCCGGCGCCGTCGTCCGCGCCGACAGCCGCAGGCTGCCGTTCCGGGACGGCGAGTTCGACGCCGTGTGCAGCGTGTGGCTGCTGCACCTGGCCGCCGGGCCCGCCGAGGTGCGGGCCATCGTCGGCGAGTGCGCCCGGGTGCTGCGGCCCGGCGGCGTCTACGTCACCACGGTCGACAAGGCCGCCTCCCACAACGTGGGCAGTGACATCGATGTCGTCCTGTCCTCCCGTCCGCCCAGCCCGGTCCGGGACGCGGCGGCGGACGTCGAGTCCCACGCCGCCGCCCACGGCCTGGCCCCGGCCGGACAGGCCCGCTTCACCGGGCACGGCCAGGGCCGCAGCCCCCGCCGCACCGTCGCCGACCTGCGCCGCGGCTGGTTCGTCACCCTCCCACCCGGCGACCCGCTCGCGGAGGGCTTCGCCCTGAAGCTCGCGCGCCTGCCCGACCAGGACCGGCCGCGCCCCGACCCGGTGTTCAGCCTGCGGGCGTTCCGGAAGACCGGGTGA
- a CDS encoding YafY family protein → MKSSRLVSLLLLLQTRGRMTAAQLAEELEVSVRTVYRDVEALSAAGIPLYGDAGHAGGYRLLDGYRTRLTGLTTDEAEALFLAGAPGAAAQLGLGSVLAAAQLKVRAALPPQLRAHADRISGRFHLDAPGWYAAADETPYLPAVADAVWNSRAVHVLYRRWREPTDVERRLEPYGLVLKAGRWYVVAGPGPRTYRVDQMLRLTATGEEFTRPDGFDLAGYWAAYQRDFHHRLRTGRAVVRLAPGVTLTGRAPEGHPDEDGWTTVTVAIESVDHAHAEFLRLGSGIEVLEPPELRERMARTAAELAERYGNPRVAGGDEPPHPSFFLGNAMATAPRPTVYTP, encoded by the coding sequence GTGAAGTCCAGCCGACTCGTCTCCCTCCTGCTGCTGCTCCAGACCCGTGGCCGGATGACCGCCGCCCAGCTCGCCGAGGAGCTCGAGGTGTCGGTGCGCACGGTGTACCGGGACGTCGAAGCGCTGAGCGCGGCCGGAATCCCGCTGTACGGCGACGCGGGCCACGCCGGGGGCTACCGCCTCCTCGACGGCTACCGCACCCGGCTCACCGGCCTCACGACCGACGAGGCCGAGGCCCTCTTCCTGGCCGGCGCGCCCGGCGCCGCCGCCCAGCTCGGGCTCGGCTCCGTCCTGGCCGCCGCCCAGCTCAAGGTCCGGGCCGCCCTGCCGCCGCAGCTGCGCGCCCACGCCGACCGGATCAGCGGCCGCTTCCACCTCGACGCCCCCGGCTGGTACGCCGCCGCCGACGAGACGCCGTACCTCCCGGCCGTCGCCGACGCCGTCTGGAACAGCCGCGCCGTGCACGTCCTGTACCGCCGCTGGCGCGAGCCCACCGACGTGGAGCGCCGCCTGGAGCCGTACGGGCTCGTCCTCAAGGCGGGCCGCTGGTACGTCGTCGCGGGCCCGGGCCCGCGCACCTACCGGGTCGACCAGATGCTGCGACTCACCGCCACCGGCGAGGAGTTCACCCGCCCGGACGGCTTCGACCTGGCCGGGTACTGGGCGGCGTACCAGCGGGACTTCCACCACCGGCTCCGTACGGGCCGGGCCGTGGTCCGGCTGGCGCCCGGCGTGACGCTCACGGGCCGGGCCCCGGAGGGGCACCCCGACGAGGACGGTTGGACCACCGTCACCGTGGCCATCGAGTCCGTCGACCACGCCCACGCCGAGTTCCTGCGCCTGGGTTCCGGCATCGAGGTGCTCGAACCGCCCGAGCTGCGCGAGCGGATGGCCCGGACCGCGGCCGAACTCGCCGAGAGGTACGGCAACCCACGCGTCGCCGGCGGCGATGAGCCCCCGCACCCGAGCTTCTTCCTCGGGAACGCAATGGCCACGGCTCCCAGGCCGACGGTCTACACCCCGTGA
- a CDS encoding cellulose binding domain-containing protein produces the protein MRRTRILTAVLALAAGLLSGAPTALAADPPSPKISADTYTWKNARIDGGGFVPGIVFNRTEKNLAYARTDIGGAYRWQESSKTWTPLLDSVGWDDWGHTGVVSIASDSVDPNRVYAAVGTYTNSWDPKNGAVMRSSNRGASWQKANLPFKLGGNMPGRGMGERLAIDPNRNSVLYLGAPSGKGLWRSTDSGATWSQVANFPNVGDYAQDPSDTSGYASDNQGIVWVTFDESTGTAGNATKTIYVGVADKDNAVYRSTDAGASWQRLAGQPTGYLAHKGVLDAKNGYLYLAYSDKGGPYDGGKGQLWRYATGTGTWTNISPVAEADTFYGFSGLTVDRQKPGTVMATAYSAWWPDTQIFRSTDSGATWTKAWDYTSYPNRENRYTMDVSSSPWLTWGANPQPPEQTPKLGWMTEALEIDPFNSNRMMYGTGATIYGTENLGNWDSGGKFTVKPMVQGLEETAVNDLASPPSGAPLLSALGDIGGFRHTDLTKVPSMMFTQPNFTTTTSLDFAESNPDTVVRVGNLDSGPHVSFSTDNGANWFAGTDPSGVSGGGTVAAAADGSRFVWSPEGAGVHHATGFGTSWQASGGIPAGAIVESDRVDPKTFYGFKSGKFYVSADGGATFKESPATGLPSGDSVRFKALPGGKGDIWLAGGAPDGAYGLWHSTDGGTSFTKLSNVEQADTVGFGKAAPGASYQTLYTSAKIGGVRGIFRSTDKGASWTRVNDDAHQWGWTGAAITGDPRVYGRVYVSTNGRGVIYGDSSDGGGTGPGPGPDPVGACKVTYKVTSQWPGGFQADVQLTNTGTGPWNGWSLNWAFPDGQKLTQAWNAEASQSGSTVTAKNVGWNGTVAAGASVSFGFTANWSGANTKPTAFKLGDRTCG, from the coding sequence GTGCGAAGAACCCGTATCCTCACGGCCGTGCTGGCGCTGGCGGCCGGGCTGCTGTCGGGCGCCCCCACCGCCCTGGCCGCCGACCCGCCCTCGCCGAAGATCAGCGCCGACACCTACACCTGGAAGAACGCGCGGATCGACGGCGGCGGCTTCGTCCCCGGCATCGTCTTCAACAGGACCGAGAAGAACCTCGCCTACGCCCGCACCGACATCGGCGGTGCCTACCGCTGGCAGGAGTCCTCGAAGACCTGGACGCCGCTGCTGGACTCGGTCGGCTGGGACGACTGGGGGCACACGGGCGTCGTCAGCATCGCGTCCGACTCCGTCGATCCGAACCGGGTGTACGCGGCGGTCGGGACGTACACCAACAGCTGGGATCCGAAGAACGGCGCGGTCATGCGCTCCTCGAACCGGGGTGCGAGCTGGCAGAAGGCGAACCTGCCGTTCAAGCTGGGCGGCAACATGCCGGGGCGGGGCATGGGCGAGCGGCTGGCGATCGACCCGAACCGGAACAGCGTGCTGTATCTGGGGGCGCCCAGCGGCAAGGGGCTGTGGCGCTCGACGGACTCGGGGGCCACCTGGTCGCAGGTGGCGAACTTCCCCAACGTCGGCGACTACGCGCAGGATCCGAGTGACACCTCCGGCTACGCCTCGGACAACCAGGGGATCGTCTGGGTCACCTTCGACGAGTCCACGGGCACGGCCGGGAACGCCACGAAGACGATCTACGTCGGGGTCGCCGACAAGGACAACGCGGTGTACCGGTCGACGGACGCGGGCGCGAGCTGGCAGCGGCTGGCCGGGCAGCCGACCGGCTACCTCGCCCACAAAGGCGTCCTCGACGCGAAGAACGGATACCTGTACCTCGCCTACAGCGACAAGGGCGGCCCGTACGACGGCGGCAAGGGCCAGTTGTGGCGCTACGCGACCGGGACGGGGACCTGGACGAACATCAGCCCGGTGGCGGAGGCCGACACCTTCTACGGCTTCAGCGGGCTGACCGTCGACCGGCAGAAGCCGGGCACGGTGATGGCGACGGCCTACAGCGCCTGGTGGCCGGACACGCAGATCTTCCGCTCCACCGACAGCGGCGCGACCTGGACCAAGGCGTGGGACTACACGTCGTACCCGAACCGCGAGAACCGCTACACGATGGACGTCTCGTCGTCGCCGTGGCTGACCTGGGGCGCGAACCCGCAGCCGCCGGAGCAGACGCCGAAGCTCGGGTGGATGACGGAAGCCCTGGAGATCGACCCGTTCAACTCCAACCGGATGATGTACGGGACGGGCGCGACGATCTACGGCACGGAGAACCTCGGTAACTGGGACAGCGGCGGCAAGTTCACCGTCAAGCCGATGGTCCAGGGCCTGGAGGAGACGGCGGTCAACGACCTCGCCTCTCCCCCGTCGGGCGCCCCGCTGCTGAGCGCGCTGGGAGACATCGGCGGCTTCCGCCACACGGACCTGACGAAGGTCCCGTCGATGATGTTCACCCAGCCGAACTTCACGACGACCACGAGCCTGGACTTCGCTGAGTCGAACCCGGACACGGTCGTCCGGGTCGGCAACCTCGACTCGGGCCCGCACGTCTCCTTCTCGACGGACAACGGCGCCAACTGGTTCGCGGGCACCGACCCCTCGGGCGTGAGCGGCGGCGGCACGGTCGCGGCGGCGGCCGACGGCAGCCGGTTCGTGTGGAGCCCCGAGGGCGCCGGCGTGCACCACGCGACCGGCTTCGGCACGTCGTGGCAGGCGTCCGGCGGGATTCCCGCCGGGGCGATCGTCGAGTCGGACCGCGTCGACCCGAAGACCTTCTACGGCTTCAAGTCCGGGAAGTTCTACGTCAGTGCGGACGGCGGGGCGACGTTCAAGGAGTCCCCGGCCACCGGCCTGCCGAGCGGCGACAGCGTCCGCTTCAAGGCCCTGCCCGGCGGGAAGGGCGACATCTGGCTCGCGGGCGGCGCCCCGGACGGCGCGTACGGCCTGTGGCACTCCACGGACGGCGGCACGAGCTTCACGAAGCTCTCCAACGTCGAGCAGGCCGACACCGTCGGCTTCGGCAAGGCGGCCCCCGGTGCCTCCTACCAGACGCTCTACACCAGCGCCAAGATCGGCGGTGTGCGCGGCATCTTCCGCTCCACCGACAAGGGCGCGAGCTGGACCCGCGTCAACGACGACGCCCACCAGTGGGGCTGGACCGGCGCGGCGATCACCGGCGACCCGCGGGTCTACGGCCGTGTCTACGTCTCGACGAACGGCCGTGGCGTCATCTACGGCGACAGCTCCGACGGCGGCGGCACGGGCCCCGGGCCCGGTCCCGACCCGGTCGGCGCCTGCAAGGTGACGTACAAGGTGACCAGCCAGTGGCCGGGCGGCTTCCAGGCGGACGTCCAGCTCACCAACACCGGCACCGGCCCCTGGAACGGCTGGTCCCTGAACTGGGCCTTCCCGGACGGCCAGAAGCTCACCCAGGCGTGGAACGCCGAGGCGTCGCAGTCGGGGTCGACGGTGACGGCGAAGAACGTCGGCTGGAACGGCACGGTGGCGGCGGGCGCGTCGGTGAGCTTCGGCTTCACGGCGAACTGGTCGGGCGCGAACACGAAACCGACCGCGTTCAAGCTGGGCGACCGGACCTGTGGCTGA
- a CDS encoding glycoside hydrolase family 48 protein, whose amino-acid sequence MHPPPRRRRAVRRLWTAALAALALPLTMLSSGTTPAQAAALQCSVDYKTNDWGSGFTADLTLTNRGTDAIDGWTLTYAYSGNQKLGNGWNGTWSQSGQTITVKNAPHNARVAAGAAVSTGAQFSYSGSNTAPTSFAVNGTPCTGAHQPPIAVLTSPAAGAVYTQGEAVPLAATAAAADNATISKVSFYDDTRLLGTDTSAPYSLSVSNLTVGSHSLVAKAYDSMGASANSTPVGITVAAGPTVVASPLQLGVQSGKSGTYEVKLSKQPASNVTVTSARASGNSGLSVTGGASLTFTPQNWNTAQKVTVTAASTGTGSAVFESTAPGHTKASVTVTQLAATKDYDARFLELYGKITNPANGYFSPEGIPYHSVETLIVEAPDHGHETTSEAYSYLLWLQAMYGKVTGDWSKFNGAWELMEKYMIPTKADQPTNSFYNASKPATYAPELDTPNEYPAKLDTGVSVGTDPIAAELKSAYGTDDVYGMHWLQDVDNVYGYGNSPGKCEAGPSDTGPSYINTFQRGAQESVWETVPQPTCDAFKYGGKNGYLDLFTGDASYAKQWKFTNAPDADARAVQAAYWADLWAKEQGKGGQVSATVAKAAKMGDYLRYSMFDKYFKKVGNCVGPSTCPAGTGKDASMYLMSWYYAWGGATDTNAGWAWRIGSSHAHGGYQNPLAAYALANYAPLKPKSATGAADWAKSMDRQLEFYRWLQSSEGAIAGGATNSWAGRYATPPAGKSTFYGMYYDEKPVYHDPPSNQWFGFQAWSMERVAELYQQTGNAQAKTVLDKWVDWALSKTTFNPDGTFRIPSTLQWSGQPDTWNASNPGSNSGLRVSVVDYTNDVGVAAAFAKTLTYYADRSGDTEAAAAAKKLLDGMWDNHQDALGIAVPESRADYNRFDDPVYIPSGWTGTMPNGDAINSSSTFDSIRSFYKDDPAWSKIEAYLKGGAVPSFTYHRFWAQADIATAMGSYAELLE is encoded by the coding sequence ATGCATCCCCCACCCCGGAGACGCAGAGCCGTGCGGCGCCTGTGGACCGCCGCACTCGCAGCTCTCGCGCTTCCGTTGACGATGCTCTCCTCAGGGACCACTCCCGCGCAGGCGGCGGCACTCCAGTGCAGTGTCGACTACAAGACGAACGACTGGGGTTCCGGTTTCACGGCGGACCTGACCCTCACCAACCGCGGCACGGACGCCATCGACGGCTGGACGCTGACCTACGCCTACTCCGGCAACCAGAAGCTGGGCAACGGCTGGAACGGCACCTGGTCGCAGTCCGGCCAGACCATCACCGTGAAGAACGCCCCGCACAACGCCCGGGTCGCCGCGGGCGCCGCCGTCTCCACCGGCGCCCAGTTCTCCTACAGCGGCAGCAACACCGCGCCGACGTCTTTCGCGGTCAACGGCACCCCCTGCACCGGCGCGCACCAACCGCCGATCGCCGTGCTGACCAGCCCGGCCGCGGGCGCCGTCTACACCCAGGGCGAGGCGGTGCCGCTGGCGGCCACCGCCGCGGCCGCGGACAACGCCACGATCAGCAAGGTGTCGTTCTACGACGACACCAGGCTGCTGGGCACGGACACGAGCGCGCCCTACTCGCTCTCCGTCTCCAACTTGACCGTGGGCAGTCATTCGCTGGTGGCGAAGGCGTACGACAGCATGGGCGCCTCCGCGAACTCCACCCCGGTCGGCATCACGGTCGCCGCCGGCCCCACCGTCGTGGCCTCGCCGCTCCAACTGGGCGTTCAGTCGGGCAAGTCGGGCACGTACGAGGTGAAGCTGTCGAAGCAGCCCGCGTCCAACGTGACCGTCACGTCGGCTCGCGCGAGCGGCAACTCGGGCCTGTCGGTCACGGGCGGCGCCTCGCTCACCTTCACGCCGCAGAACTGGAACACCGCGCAGAAGGTGACCGTCACCGCCGCCTCGACGGGCACCGGTTCGGCCGTCTTCGAGTCGACGGCCCCGGGTCACACCAAGGCCTCGGTCACGGTCACCCAGCTGGCGGCGACGAAGGACTACGACGCCCGCTTCCTGGAGCTGTACGGGAAGATCACCAACCCGGCGAACGGCTACTTCTCCCCCGAGGGCATCCCGTACCACTCGGTCGAGACGCTGATCGTCGAGGCGCCGGACCACGGTCACGAGACCACCTCGGAGGCCTACAGCTACCTCCTGTGGCTCCAGGCCATGTACGGCAAGGTGACGGGCGACTGGTCGAAGTTCAACGGCGCGTGGGAACTCATGGAGAAGTACATGATCCCCACCAAGGCCGACCAGCCGACCAACTCCTTCTACAACGCCTCCAAGCCGGCGACCTACGCGCCCGAGCTGGACACCCCGAACGAGTACCCGGCCAAGCTCGACACCGGTGTCTCGGTCGGCACGGACCCGATCGCGGCCGAGCTGAAGAGCGCGTACGGCACGGACGACGTCTACGGCATGCACTGGCTGCAGGACGTCGACAACGTCTACGGCTACGGCAACTCGCCCGGCAAGTGCGAGGCGGGTCCCTCGGACACCGGACCGTCGTACATCAACACCTTCCAGCGCGGCGCGCAGGAGTCGGTGTGGGAGACGGTGCCGCAGCCGACCTGTGACGCCTTCAAGTACGGCGGCAAGAACGGCTACCTGGACCTGTTCACGGGTGACGCCTCCTACGCCAAGCAGTGGAAGTTCACCAACGCGCCGGACGCCGACGCGCGGGCCGTGCAGGCCGCCTACTGGGCGGACCTGTGGGCGAAGGAGCAGGGCAAGGGCGGGCAGGTCTCCGCGACGGTCGCCAAGGCGGCCAAGATGGGCGACTACCTGCGCTACTCGATGTTCGACAAGTACTTCAAGAAGGTCGGCAACTGCGTCGGTCCCTCGACCTGCCCGGCGGGCACCGGCAAGGACGCCTCGATGTACCTGATGTCCTGGTACTACGCCTGGGGCGGTGCCACCGACACCAACGCCGGCTGGGCCTGGCGCATCGGCTCCAGCCACGCCCACGGCGGCTACCAGAACCCGCTGGCCGCGTACGCGCTGGCCAACTACGCCCCGCTGAAGCCCAAGTCGGCGACGGGCGCCGCGGACTGGGCCAAGTCCATGGACCGGCAGCTGGAGTTCTACCGCTGGCTGCAGTCGAGCGAGGGCGCCATCGCGGGCGGCGCGACCAACAGCTGGGCGGGCCGGTACGCGACCCCGCCGGCCGGGAAGTCGACGTTCTACGGCATGTACTACGACGAGAAGCCCGTGTACCACGACCCGCCGTCCAACCAGTGGTTCGGCTTCCAGGCGTGGTCCATGGAGCGGGTCGCCGAGCTGTACCAGCAGACGGGCAACGCGCAGGCCAAGACGGTCCTCGACAAGTGGGTCGACTGGGCGCTGTCCAAGACCACGTTCAACCCGGACGGCACGTTCCGCATCCCGTCGACGCTGCAGTGGTCGGGTCAGCCCGACACCTGGAACGCCTCTAACCCCGGCTCCAACAGCGGGCTGCGGGTCAGTGTCGTGGACTACACGAACGACGTCGGGGTGGCGGCCGCGTTCGCCAAGACGCTGACGTACTACGCCGACCGCTCGGGTGACACCGAGGCCGCGGCGGCCGCGAAGAAGCTGCTGGACGGGATGTGGGACAACCACCAGGACGCCCTCGGTATCGCCGTCCCGGAGAGCCGGGCCGACTACAACCGGTTCGACGACCCGGTGTACATCCCGAGCGGCTGGACGGGCACGATGCCGAACGGCGACGCGATCAACTCGTCGTCGACGTTCGACTCGATCCGCTCCTTCTACAAGGACGACCCGGCCTGGTCGAAGATCGAGGCCTATCTCAAGGGCGGGGCCGTCCCGTCGTTCACGTACCACCGGTTCTGGGCCCAGGCGGACATCGCGACGGCCATGGGCTCGTACGCGGAGCTTCTCGAATAG